The Sesamum indicum cultivar Zhongzhi No. 13 linkage group LG6, S_indicum_v1.0, whole genome shotgun sequence genomic interval gcTATCTCATTTACTATTTGAGATTACATTTAACATCTCAAACTTGAAGCTTACTCAGGCATCGGAGGGTCTTCGACGGGACCATCAGGACTAGCCTAACGTGCTTTTCTCTTCTTAGGGACCACTAAATATCTAGAATAATTTACTGGATTGTGGAGTACCACCTTTTAGAAGATCGTAAATTTAATTcggataaaaaataaacaaaaaaccaatacattactataaaaaaatagactaTATTCACATATTTACAGTACTCGAATCCACAACTTATTgattgttctattttttttggggcAATAAAATTGTGCTATTGCTATATGACTGGGTAtacactaatatatatatccagAATTTATTGCTTCTCTTTCTATTGGGGGAGGATTTGGTTGCCCTTAAAATGCGATTCTAGCACAGACATCCAATTCAATCGATTCTGCACATCAGGTCTGACGTTTTCTAATGATTAGGTCAAGGtcccaaaattttaattttaataatgtttttaaatttatattttggcatGCATGtcaatgtttatttatttctataattgtattatatttgttgtcttttcatatatatatatatatatcagtaaaaattatcaatctaTTTAATCaatacttaatattattagaaaatgtaattgatcattttgatgaaaaacaacagaaaattcaacaaatttttacCGTTATAAGAATGTTATATTAGAATAGTTCTATATTCTGACTCTCACCTATTGGACTTCCAATGTTAAGAATTGATGGGGGTTAACCAGTAATATAAAACTCCTGATTGACAATTTTGCTTTCTAAAGAcaaagtaattataaaataggATAAGGATCTGCACATTTTTAAAGAACGATACTCGGAGATCTAGGATAATGATGGTAGACGCCTATACCATTTTAGGGCTCTCAGGAGGATACATGGCTTCATATAACCCCTAAGAGCCACCTCAACAAACCTGACGATTTGTGCTACAGGCCAACACACCATACAATTCGAGGACCGGAGTCGAACCCCACTTCCGTTGATCACTCGACACGTACGTTGAACCCCATCCGACTCAAATTGCCTACCATCTACTACCCCCTAATAACTGTCCACATATTCTAAAACCATGGAGATAATGAGTGGAGGCCAccaacattttaattttttcaattagagtataaaaatcatagacatcaatagttaataaatattagagaaaagtaaatgaattattGGTGGGGGTGAAGATAACAGTTTTGGAGTTGAATGGTAGTGGGTGTGAGTGTAAATGTGGAAGCAATTGAGGTATGTGAAGGGTCGGACCACAATGATACCTACATATgatcattaataattagagATTTCCTAAGCTGGATCTCCACccatttccatcattttcaTAGTTGAAAGGGACGGAAATTTGGGTCATTGGTGTATGGGTTGGGACCCATTTTTGGAGCATTCTATTGGgcaatttttaatatgattcttgaatttccataaaaataaagcCCAGTTtgattttgctttattttcatattattttttgttttcaagtcattgggtttatttttttaataaatatttttatgctgtatttgaacgaaaaaatttaaagaaaatatttcaattaacttTACAgtaaaaaaagttttgaaattacattaatgtgtcacaaaatatagtttataataaaagttaaacaatttgaaatttgttataatatagtaccatctaattataaattcagaGGATTTATTACGGGTGATACTTGGGAtacctttctttctttcttttttggttggaaattcaataataaaattcaatccaaATTATATTAAGGGATCATATCCAACTTAGGCACCAGTAGGCCGAAAGCCCAATCAGCCCAGCTTCTGCTGACTTGTTGACGAGATAGCTAGCTGGTAGGGATGTAATATTGTACACGTGGGATGACATCTAGCCACCAAAGCACACTAGTACGGATGTAAATGCTAGTTTGTATCATGTTAGATAAAGACGACAAGTAACCAATTCTTATATTTAACCTACTTTTTCTGCTGATGTGGCAGATCATCTTCTTCTAACATGGGGCCCATATGACGAAGCAAACATGTGCATAAATACTATTCCCATAAAATACACGTCCCAAAGAATTCAACGATATCTCAACCTCCTTTAACTATCCCGAATATCTCAAAGCCTACTCTTCTAAATAGGGGTTCATGTAGGTCAAACATGTAACACAAATTGTTCAACAACTCTACTTGATTTCCACTCTCTACAGACGAGATTGTAGCAAccttttctatattttcagCATCTCCACACGATTTTGATACTTTAACCTTGCTAGATCTTGTGGTTTTAATTAGAGTTTCCTATTTACTGTAACCCTTATTTTGCATGTTTGTTCTTTGATTATCTTATGATACACaaaaaattcttcaatttgTATGATGTTACTAGATTCCAATATACATCAATGAGGATTTAAAATCTTTAACTTTAATCCATCGATCCAAATATGTccttagaaaatatattctacttatttatgaaaatgtttaattcaagatttttatattaaatcacTTCAAAAACATGATagaatataatacatatacatatgtattataaatatatatatatatatatatatatatacatacacattgAATGTACTTTGAATGATACAAAAAACAAACGGATTTGGCCTATTGGCCATTTAAAAACATTGGAAGTGGAGGAAATCATTTTGAATGCTGAAAAGTGTCCACGCTGTTCTTTGGTGGAGAACGTACACCTTCAccagttatttttttttattttaattcgtgattatataactatattaatattttaataaattaaataattcattaactcgatcaatatatttatataacacaaaaaataattaaacggaatgcaataaatttacatGAAGTGAAAAATACTCAcacatttgataaaatttgaactcataactttaaattttattcatgtaattttcaattttattacgATGATCCTGTTTGATGTCCATAGGTTAATCTACTACGACCCTACCCAACATCCATACTTCCAAACAAGTCCTCAGATTGAATTGTTTCTGATGTCTGCGTCAGGAAATTGGAtttgttgggaatttatccTATCTAATGATCATCctcatatttaattggatttagGTCAGGATATTAGGAAACTGTCACTCTGCCTAAGTAGGTTTGTGAgacatttaattataatcataccATCCAAACTATATAATCACgctgatattattatatgcagTTCAGTCAATCGAGACATTTAACAACGACACAAataatctattatttttatttatttattttgtagcAAACTAAATAACAATGCACATTTTtgtagaattttgagaaactGCAAGAGAAGGTTCAGATCATCTCTCTTTGCTAACATTTCTGAACCTAAATCCAGGTTTGAACTGTGGACGGCCATCGCAACGTTGCGTATAGCGCATCCGGACTACCTAAAGATTAAAAGTTgcgaaattttgaacattatagACATAGAGAGAGAGGTTTTAATGCATATTTACAAGATTCAGCACTAAGAAAGACAAACTAACTAATGAACTAGACAACAGTGATCCCTCTTATTTCAAGAGTTTCCAGCTGCTTAGGCCTCTTGTAATACTTCAGCAAGAGAGAGCTGCAGACTACACTAACTGAAGAGGCTGCCATTGCTGCTCCGGCAATCCAGGGTGGCAGGCGGAAATGAATCGAAGGGAAAAGTGCCCCAGCGGCAATGGGGATGCCGAGGATGTTGTATCCTAATGCCCAGAGATAGTTAAGGCGGATTCTGGTAAACGTTTTTCTTGATAAGTCTATGGCGGTTATAACATCCTCCAAATTGCTCTTCATCAGCACAATATCAGCCGCCTCAACAGCAATGTCGGTGCCTGCGCCGATTGCAAGCCCAACATCTGCAGCTACGAGGGCAGGTGAGTCATTGATTCCATCTCCCACCATTGCCACAATATTGCCTGCAGCCTGTACACGAGCATGTAAAGTTGGCACCAGAGAATAACAAACTAAAACATGTTTGCCATGAAAATGTTATATGTAAGATTATTAAGTAACCACTTCTAGAATCTGCCAACTACTAAAGTAATAATCATTAGTACTTGAGCCAAAAGGTTAAGAGtctctatatattttcatgttgTTGCAAACCATACTTAATGTAAGGATGATATTGTACCTGTAGTTCCTTAACTTTCTCTGCTTTATGTTCGGGTTTGGCCTCTGCAATGACAGTATCTATGCCGATTTCCTTGGCAATTGCATTTGCAGTCCCCCAGTTGTCACCTGTCACTACTATACTGTTCACTCTCATagattttagaaaagaaatgacTTCACGAGCACCAGGCTTCAATGGATCAGAGATGGCAAGAATGCCAACAAGCTCCCTGTCAATAGATACAAGAATCCCAGTTTGAGCCAAGCTTTCGGTTTCTGCAAGCACATCTTCAGCATCAAGTGAAATACTGATATCGTGATCCACCATTAAGCTCTTATTTCCAACAAGGACCTCTTTATTCCGAACAACAGCCTTCACACCATGACCAGTTATGGATTCAAAGTTTAGGGCTTCAGGCCAAACAGAGCCCTCTTCTTCTTGCCTGAACTTTTTAGCATGCTCAACAATTGCTTTGGCTAGTGGGTGCTCACTGTTTAcctataaacaaaaatgaatcaTTATTTGTATTGTTTACAAATTATAAGACATGTAGACGCCTATGTTTGAGATTATTAAAAGAGTCTTAAGTGTTGGGATCTTAGCAGCAAAAAGTGCAATTGCATGACCATATGTAAGCATCAATGTCGACATTCAAATGGAAATACCTCAGCAGCAGCAACTAGTTCAAAGAACTCTTTAAGAACCATGTTTTTCAAGAGCCTTGTGTTGACAACCACTGGCTTTCCAACTGTAAGAGTTCCTGTCTTGTCGAATATTATACAGTTCACCTGTTGTAAGAAGTAGAAAATAGTTATGAAGATAGTTACTGTACTTTGTTTCCCAAGTGGAAAGattttacatacaattgaTGGCTTCATGAGAGCTATCTTTAGATAATGTCATTACTACCTTGTGAGTGCTTTCTAATGCCTGGCCACCTTTAATTAAGACTCCTTGAGAAGCACCAACTCCAGTGCCAACCATAACAGCCGTTGGAGTAGCCAAGCCAAGTGCACATGGGCAGGCTATGACCATGACAGAAATGCCAAACTGAAGTGCGAGCTGGAAGCTATCCATGGAAGAAGGGATCCAAGATTTAGGATATCCATTTAGTTTTCCGGCTAAAAACCAGGCAAACCAAgtggaaaatgaaagaattataACCTGCAAAATGCAAAGGAGAATGCAACTTTTAACTTAGGTTAAGAGATGGTTCTTAGGCTTGAATGAATGAAGCAGTTCTAAACGTACTAAAGGGACAAAGAATTTGGAAATGCGATCAGCAAGCTTTTGGACTGGAGCTTTTGCCATTTGTGCCGATTCAACCAATCGAACAATTTGAGCAAGAGCACTCTCTGATCCAACCTTCGTCGCTTTTATGTGTAGCACCCCATTTGTATTCACTGTCCCTCCAATCACCATGTCACCTTGCCTTTTTGCAACTGGCCTGGATTCTCCAGTAATCATGCTCTCATTTACATGACTTTGTCCCCAGATAACAAATCCATCACAAGCTACTTTCGCACCAGGGACGATCTTCAGGATGTCATTCTTTTGTATTAGTCGACTGTCTATTTCTTCCTCATTCAAGACATTTCCATCACTGTCTAAGGTTAACAGGGTTGCTGTTTCAGGAGCCAGGTCCATGAGCTTCTCTATGGCTTCAGAAGTTTTCCCCTTTGCCAAAACCTCCAGATACTTCCCCagtaatataaaagaaatgagCATTGAACTGGTTTCAAAAAAATCAGTTGACTCAAAACTTGGAGAAGAGAAGGCTCTCAACACTGAGTAAACCGAATAGAAATAAGCAGCATTTGTTCCCAGTGCAATCAGGACATCCATATTTGCTGAGCCATGTCTTAATGCTTTGTATGCACCTATATAGAATCGTCGACCGACGATGAACTGAACTGGTGTGGACAATATCCACCTTATTATCTCCCCAATCGTAAGCATGTTCACTATCTTAGTGTCCAGCCCATGCTTGATACCAGGGATATACATGAAGATCATGGACGTTAGAAAGACAGGGATGGTGAAAACCAGACTCCAAAGGAAGGATTTGTAGTACTGTTTGATTTCCTCCACTCTATGAGCTCCTCTTGACCCTCCTTCAGgaaatatttttgctttgtAACGTCCAGAACCAGTTGACTCTATAACTTCGATAAAATTTCTCGGTCCCGTCAAGTCTGGTTGGTAAGAAACTGATAACTTGTTAAGCTCTGGATCAAAGCTCATATCTTGAACTCCTGGCAATGCTTGAAGAGAATTCCCAACTATTCTAATGGAACTTTCTCTGTGCATTCCATCAACTTGCAGATGTATTTTGGACCTATCCTCCCCTGTGCTGATGAGAATAGCCTCAAATCCAGTATCTTCTATGGCTTGCACGATATGGCTGTAAGTCAAGATCTTTGGATCATAACGGACTTCAGCTTCTTCAGTTGCTAATGCAACTTGCGCTCTTTGTACACCAGGTAAAGTTTGCAAACTAGATTCCACTGTTGTGGAACAAGAAGTGCAAGTCATTCCTTTTATGCGAATCCTACATATTCCAGAGGATTtctcattcatttcttctttaatcAATGAGGCTTCGAACCCAACATCTTCAATTGTCTCACGGATTGTTTCCTCCTGCATATTGTGGCACAGCAATTTGATTCtcttgatataattattttgatgcaTATTATTATCCATAATATGACACAGGCTAATTGGCAGTTGTTTTGAAACAGGTAAGGTGCGTACTTTCAGTTCtcatcattttaatatttaaacagATTTAAAGAGAAATGTATGACCTAAATCGATTAACAACCTAACTGTTCCTAAACTCTATGAAGGTCCTCTGATGAACCTGTAAATGCTATAAAAGTTGGTTATGCAACACACATCTCAGCCTCAGAATCTAGTATGTTCTGGCCATTACATCAATAATGTAAACAATTTGACTAACTCTCAGTCCGTGATCCAGCTAACAGAATATTTTGTACTAATTCTGCAACACAAAAATACACCGTTTTCAGGGAAATACACGTCCCAGGAACTTAGTTTCCCTTTCCAGCTTACGTGATCAACAGTTAAAcaaacatgtttttttttaatattattgttattatttttcaaagtaAGAGCCCCAGTATGACCGAGTCCCTTTAGACCCGACGGAATCCATTCACACAATTATGTTTCCTAGAAATAACATACTTTTGAGAAATAGAggtaaaaaagaatatcaagaAAAACAGAAGGATAGAGCTGATTCTTCACGGCTCCACAATTCTTGCTACCTGAGTTAAAGTTACAACCAAATCAAATTCGGGGAAAAACCACGAATTTGAATGTAAATCCCATTGGAATTAAAGAAACTTAAGAAAACATAAGtgataaagataaattttgaattctggAAAATTCCATGGTCCAAAACGTGAAGGTGAAGTTTAGACAAAGCTTGCTTTTGCTGTAATCAGGCGTAGCCCGTGACAGCAACCGATTGCTTCTAACTAAGCTTAATTTCTAATCTAAGTATAGATTGCATGCCTGTCCAGagataattcataaaaaaaaaaaaaagtaaatcaatgcaaaaatctctaaaaatcaaaatgaatttcaccaaaagccaattataGCAGCATCCAATCTCATTTCTCCATTGATGAGATCAGCAGAAACACTAGTAGACAGACCCAAAAGCCGCATGCAATACTCTTGAAAACGGAAATTTAAagaacatatacatatataacttACATTGACAAAAGCAGGATAAAACGTCACTTGGGCGCGGTTGTTCAAGACATCAACCACCGCCTCCTTGATGCCGGGGAGGCGTTTGACGGCCTTCTCCACCGAGCCGGCGCAGGCGGAACACGTCATTCCGGTGACCGAGAAAAGCGCCTTGGACTCCGATCCTTGCACGAATTTTTCCTCATCAGATGAAACCGTGACGCCCTTCGGATACTTGGGCATTGAAGGATAGTGGGGGCGGGGGGACAAATTCCCGCTGTCGTTCGGCCTTATGCATGCCAGTGATAGAAACTTCGCCGCCATTATCGATTCTCCCCAATCTGCAGTTCCCACAATTCCTTTGGTTGGATTGA includes:
- the LOC105164107 gene encoding probable copper-transporting ATPase HMA5 produces the protein MAAKFLSLACIRPNDSGNLSPRPHYPSMPKYPKGVTVSSDEEKFVQGSESKALFSVTGMTCSACAGSVEKAVKRLPGIKEAVVDVLNNRAQVTFYPAFVNEETIRETIEDVGFEASLIKEEMNEKSSGICRIRIKGMTCTSCSTTVESSLQTLPGVQRAQVALATEEAEVRYDPKILTYSHIVQAIEDTGFEAILISTGEDRSKIHLQVDGMHRESSIRIVGNSLQALPGVQDMSFDPELNKLSVSYQPDLTGPRNFIEVIESTGSGRYKAKIFPEGGSRGAHRVEEIKQYYKSFLWSLVFTIPVFLTSMIFMYIPGIKHGLDTKIVNMLTIGEIIRWILSTPVQFIVGRRFYIGAYKALRHGSANMDVLIALGTNAAYFYSVYSVLRAFSSPSFESTDFFETSSMLISFILLGKYLEVLAKGKTSEAIEKLMDLAPETATLLTLDSDGNVLNEEEIDSRLIQKNDILKIVPGAKVACDGFVIWGQSHVNESMITGESRPVAKRQGDMVIGGTVNTNGVLHIKATKVGSESALAQIVRLVESAQMAKAPVQKLADRISKFFVPLVIILSFSTWFAWFLAGKLNGYPKSWIPSSMDSFQLALQFGISVMVIACPCALGLATPTAVMVGTGVGASQGVLIKGGQALESTHKVNCIIFDKTGTLTVGKPVVVNTRLLKNMVLKEFFELVAAAEVNSEHPLAKAIVEHAKKFRQEEEGSVWPEALNFESITGHGVKAVVRNKEVLVGNKSLMVDHDISISLDAEDVLAETESLAQTGILVSIDRELVGILAISDPLKPGAREVISFLKSMRVNSIVVTGDNWGTANAIAKEIGIDTVIAEAKPEHKAEKVKELQAAGNIVAMVGDGINDSPALVAADVGLAIGAGTDIAVEAADIVLMKSNLEDVITAIDLSRKTFTRIRLNYLWALGYNILGIPIAAGALFPSIHFRLPPWIAGAAMAASSVSVVCSSLLLKYYKRPKQLETLEIRGITVV